The following are encoded together in the Thalassomonas haliotis genome:
- the hppD gene encoding 4-hydroxyphenylpyruvate dioxygenase, with amino-acid sequence MTEVNNPLNLRGIEFTEYATPDSDYMENAFYGFGFSKTKKFKGRDIDYFNQNDIHFLLNNEQAGFSREFAKSHGPAICSMGWRVDDAEFAFTEAVKRGAKSAQEAANKLPYPAIYGIGDSLIYFVEKFGDKGTIYEDDFEAIDKPVLVEDKGFKAVDHLTNNVYQGTMEHWANFYKDVFGFTEVRYFDIKGVQTALISYALQSPCGTFCIPINEGKGNKNNQIDEYLDEYNGPGVQHLAFITDDLVGSLDKLDKSIIDTLDIVPEYYDDIFDRVPWVKEDKKRIQDHQILVDSQSENSYLLQIFTKNIFGPIFIEMIQRVDDKGFGEGNFTALFKSIELNQMERGVL; translated from the coding sequence ATGACCGAAGTAAACAACCCGCTCAATTTACGCGGCATTGAATTTACCGAATACGCAACACCCGATAGCGATTACATGGAAAATGCTTTCTATGGTTTTGGCTTTTCTAAAACTAAAAAGTTTAAAGGGCGTGATATCGATTACTTCAACCAGAATGATATTCACTTCTTATTAAACAATGAACAGGCGGGTTTCTCCCGTGAATTTGCCAAAAGCCATGGCCCGGCCATTTGTTCTATGGGCTGGCGGGTAGACGATGCCGAATTCGCTTTTACCGAAGCGGTGAAGCGCGGTGCCAAGTCGGCGCAGGAAGCGGCAAATAAACTGCCATATCCGGCCATTTACGGCATAGGTGACAGCTTAATTTATTTTGTTGAGAAATTTGGCGATAAAGGCACTATTTATGAAGATGACTTTGAAGCCATAGACAAGCCGGTATTGGTTGAAGACAAAGGTTTTAAAGCGGTTGATCACCTGACCAACAATGTTTACCAGGGCACCATGGAGCACTGGGCAAACTTCTATAAAGATGTTTTCGGTTTCACCGAAGTGCGCTACTTTGACATCAAAGGGGTTCAGACGGCGTTAATCTCTTATGCGCTGCAATCGCCTTGTGGGACTTTCTGTATCCCGATCAATGAAGGTAAAGGCAACAAGAATAACCAGATTGATGAGTATCTGGATGAATACAACGGCCCGGGCGTACAGCACCTGGCGTTTATCACCGATGACCTGGTAGGCTCGTTAGATAAACTGGATAAGTCTATTATCGATACTTTGGATATAGTACCTGAATATTATGATGATATTTTCGACCGGGTACCTTGGGTGAAAGAAGATAAAAAACGTATCCAGGATCACCAGATCCTGGTGGACAGCCAAAGTGAAAACAGCTATTTATTACAGATTTTCACCAAGAATATTTTTGGTCCAATCTTTATCGAGATGATCCAGCGGGTTGATGACAAAGGTTTCGGCGAAGGTAACTTTACCGCCTTGTTCAAATCTATCGAATTGAACCAGATGGAACGTGGCGTACTGTAA
- a CDS encoding TonB-dependent receptor → MCFSLRCYHLMFFIGFNVFAPLTFAANLNAADNREQAEQESEFLHSLSLEDLLKVTVTVASRFNEDELNLGSSVSKVARQQWINRGADRLREALATQAATIVSPSLWDGSAIAIRGYFGNTSSSAIALQLDDVPMTLLRTNSALFDTLSYQLGVLDSLELIRGPGSAIHGSDAFHGVIAVNSYSADQDQQQLSFKLGSLDYSRADLRISQALNRTHRLNSAFAFSQQGKQDQNYQNIDLSNGQKVSGERDFDYDAYTGVLKLNSDFSGELSTYLNLYAKGRRSDQGPGLGPNRNTLDIDHSDSDEEFYMVKAGFKQTFSNQLILEGNSYYWDTDISRTFSRYRPGQATQDRIFFQESHKGIRLYLKQADNSWNSQWLLGLEASRARIDDNHNRRTSLTDDSVLTQGINVSQGYERKINSFLFQAKTHLFDERLDLLYGLRVDNYIDAFGHQNSPRLGLIYYPSNNQAIKLLYGQAFTPPSSLDIFGGVTIKGNREIGPEIIDTYELIYLKHSDNWSLNITLFTSDWSDGIRAVATADPNFSLEFSNIGEQTSKGIELSYQYVRDSWSLKANAAYVDSRNKTENFDYDAFPDYIFNLELAYKFSRYPVEFFIQNQWHINRDSGAVVAGTIEDPNELPDYFRLDISGHWQASKNWRLSGYIHNVFDRDNPTPSTFTLPGGHPGEEVNFSLSASYAF, encoded by the coding sequence ATGTGCTTTTCCCTTCGTTGTTATCACCTGATGTTTTTTATCGGCTTTAATGTTTTTGCTCCTTTAACTTTTGCCGCAAATCTTAACGCCGCCGATAACCGCGAACAGGCCGAGCAGGAAAGTGAATTTCTTCACTCCCTTTCATTGGAAGATTTACTGAAAGTAACCGTCACTGTGGCTTCGCGCTTTAATGAAGATGAACTCAATTTAGGCTCCTCTGTCAGTAAAGTCGCCCGCCAGCAATGGATAAACCGGGGAGCCGACCGGTTAAGAGAGGCGCTTGCCACACAAGCCGCTACCATAGTTTCCCCTTCACTATGGGATGGTTCGGCCATAGCTATCAGGGGCTATTTCGGCAACACCTCATCTTCAGCCATCGCACTGCAACTTGATGATGTCCCTATGACCTTGCTGCGCACCAACAGCGCCCTGTTTGATACCTTAAGCTATCAATTAGGCGTATTAGACAGCCTGGAGCTTATTCGGGGGCCAGGTTCAGCAATACACGGCAGCGATGCCTTTCATGGCGTTATCGCCGTCAATAGCTACAGCGCCGACCAAGATCAACAGCAGCTATCGTTCAAATTAGGCAGCCTGGATTATTCCCGGGCAGATTTACGTATCAGCCAGGCCTTAAACCGGACACACAGACTCAACAGCGCCTTTGCTTTTAGCCAGCAAGGCAAGCAAGATCAAAACTATCAAAATATTGATTTAAGCAATGGCCAGAAAGTTAGCGGAGAGCGTGATTTCGATTATGATGCTTATACCGGGGTGCTAAAACTCAACTCAGATTTTTCCGGGGAGTTGTCCACTTACCTTAATTTATATGCCAAAGGTCGCCGTTCCGACCAGGGACCGGGCCTGGGTCCCAACAGAAATACCCTGGATATCGACCATTCTGATTCAGACGAAGAATTTTACATGGTAAAAGCCGGTTTCAAGCAAACTTTTTCAAATCAGCTCATCCTCGAAGGCAACAGCTATTACTGGGACACAGACATCAGCCGCACCTTTTCCCGCTACCGCCCAGGCCAAGCAACACAAGATCGGATTTTTTTCCAGGAAAGCCACAAAGGCATACGCTTATATCTAAAACAGGCCGACAATAGCTGGAACAGCCAATGGTTATTGGGGCTAGAAGCCAGCAGAGCCAGGATAGACGATAACCACAACCGGCGCACCTCCCTTACAGACGACAGTGTGTTAACCCAAGGGATCAATGTCTCGCAGGGGTATGAACGTAAGATCAACAGCTTCCTCTTTCAGGCCAAAACCCACCTCTTTGACGAGCGTTTAGATCTGCTCTACGGCCTTAGAGTCGATAACTATATTGATGCTTTTGGTCACCAGAACTCTCCCCGCCTCGGGCTTATTTATTACCCTAGCAACAACCAGGCAATTAAGTTGCTTTATGGCCAGGCTTTTACCCCCCCTTCTTCCCTGGATATTTTTGGCGGGGTCACCATCAAAGGTAACCGCGAGATAGGCCCGGAAATTATCGATACCTACGAATTGATTTACTTAAAACATAGCGACAACTGGAGTTTAAATATTACCCTGTTTACAAGTGACTGGAGCGACGGCATCCGGGCCGTGGCCACCGCAGACCCGAATTTCAGCCTGGAGTTCAGCAATATCGGCGAGCAAACATCTAAAGGTATTGAGTTAAGCTACCAGTATGTCCGGGATAGCTGGTCTTTAAAAGCCAACGCGGCCTATGTCGACAGTAGAAATAAAACCGAAAATTTCGATTATGACGCCTTTCCCGACTACATCTTCAACCTGGAACTGGCTTATAAATTCAGCCGATACCCTGTTGAATTTTTTATCCAAAACCAATGGCATATCAACCGGGACTCGGGTGCCGTGGTGGCCGGCACCATAGAAGATCCCAACGAGCTGCCCGATTATTTCAGGCTTGATATCTCAGGGCATTGGCAGGCATCGAAAAACTGGCGGCTCTCCGGCTACATCCACAATGTTTTCGACCGCGACAATCCCACCCCGAGTACCTTCACCTTACCTGGAGGACATCCGGGTGAAGAAGTGAATTTTTCACTGAGCGCCAGTTATGCTTTTTGA
- the can gene encoding carbonate dehydratase, giving the protein MSSIDHLFDNNKKWAQEITAQEPDFFQQLSQQQTPEYLWIGCSDSRVPANELLGMKPGEVFVHRNIANQVIHTDLNCLSVIQYAVEVLKVKHVIVCGHYGCGGVHASADDNSYGLIDNWLRHIQDVYRFHKDKLDAETEHCKRMDLLCELNVIEQVNNVCNTTILRNAREAGQDITVHGFVYNLADGILKDLKVSV; this is encoded by the coding sequence ATGTCGTCCATAGACCACTTGTTTGATAACAATAAAAAATGGGCCCAGGAAATAACAGCGCAGGAGCCTGATTTTTTCCAGCAATTATCCCAGCAGCAAACCCCGGAATATTTGTGGATCGGCTGCTCCGACTCCCGGGTGCCGGCCAATGAGCTATTGGGTATGAAACCGGGAGAGGTGTTTGTTCACCGCAACATCGCCAACCAGGTGATCCATACCGATCTCAACTGCCTGTCGGTGATCCAGTACGCGGTTGAGGTACTTAAGGTGAAACATGTTATTGTCTGCGGCCATTACGGCTGCGGCGGTGTTCATGCTTCTGCCGATGATAACAGTTACGGCCTGATCGATAACTGGCTCAGACATATCCAGGATGTTTACCGTTTCCACAAAGACAAGCTCGATGCCGAAACCGAGCACTGCAAACGCATGGACTTATTGTGCGAATTAAATGTCATCGAACAGGTCAACAATGTCTGCAATACCACTATCTTGCGCAATGCCCGCGAGGCAGGACAAGACATCACTGTCCATGGATTTGTTTATAACCTTGCCGACGGTATTTTAAAAGACCTCAAAGTGTCGGTATAA
- a CDS encoding DUF2897 family protein: protein MSITAVIIMLLCLGLIAGGILLLKKSAKKFHLTGQQLKDIKARNQQLEKEEQEEK from the coding sequence ATGTCCATCACAGCTGTGATCATTATGCTGCTATGCCTTGGCCTGATAGCCGGTGGCATTTTACTGCTGAAAAAATCCGCAAAGAAATTTCACCTCACCGGGCAGCAATTAAAAGATATCAAGGCCCGCAACCAGCAACTGGAAAAAGAAGAGCAGGAAGAAAAGTAA